The genomic region GCGGAGACACTGCCTGTGCCGGAGAAAATACCAGAGACAGCGTAACTTCCTATATTAATACTTTTCTCGGCCTTTCCGCCCGGAAAGACGCCGGACTTCCTGTAGCGCCGGAACTTCCGGTCCGTCCGCCGGTACTCTGTGCCGGATGTCCGCACCGTGCTTCTTTCTACGCGGTCAAAAAAGCTATGAAGGGAAAGAAAACTATTTTCTGTGGGGATATTGGCTGTTACACACTTGGAAATGCCATGCCGCTCGACATGGTTGACACCTGTCTGTGTATGGGTGCCGGACTGAATATTGCACAAGGGGTAGAAAAAGTTGAACCCGATACAACTTGTTTCGCATTCGTCGGCGACTCTACCTTTTTTGCATCTGCAATCACAGGTGTTGTTAATGCCGTTTATAATCAGGCCAATATGGTACTCATTGTACTGGATAACTCCACAACTGCCATGACCGGTCATCAGCCTCATCCCGGAACCGGACGCACTGTCATGGGAGAGATTGTCCAAAAAATCAATATCGAACAGGTACTTCACGGAATCGGTGTAACAGACGTTGAAACTGTTAATCCATTAGACCTGCATACATCTGTAGAATGCGTACAGAAGATGGCAGAGCGTTCCGGTGTGAAGGCAATCATTTTCAAATCACCTTGCATTGCAGTCACAAAACCGGCCGCACCTCTTCATGTTTCCTCTGACAAATGTATCGGCTGTAAAAAATGTATAAAAGAACTGGGATGCCCGGCTATCGTTCTTAATAACGGCAATGTCTGTATTGACAGTTCAATGTGTACAGGATGCGGCCTTTGTAGTCAGGTCTGCCCGGTAACTGCTATTACAGGAGGTGAAGATCATGAATAATCAGAAAAATATTGTCCTCTGTGGAGTTGGTGGTCAGGGAACTGTCCTCGCTTCCAAGCTGCTCGCAGCAGCAGCCATGAGTAAAGATATTCCGGTCATGAGTGCCGAAACGATCGGTATGGCACAACGAGGCGGAAGTGTATTCAGTCATCTTCGTATGGGAAATGATCTGTATTCTCCTATGATTGAAACAGGAACTGCTGATCTTATTATAGGATTTGAACCTGGTGAAACGGTCCGGATGCTTCCTTACCTGAAAACCGGTGGACACGTTGTTGTAAGCACCCGTGCAGTTAAACCTGTTACTGCTACTCTAAGTGGTTTTGACTACGATGCCCCCCAGATGCTCGATTACCTGAAAGCAAATGTTCCGAATCTCACCTTTGTAAATGCTGATCAGGCATGCAGCGATATTGGTTCCTCCAAGGTACTGAATATGGTACTTTTAGGAGCCGCCATCCGTACCGGAGTATTGGATTTTACCATCTCTGAAATCGAAAGCATTATGAAGCAGACACTTCCGGAGAAGTTCCACGAGATGAATCTTCGGGCACTGAATTACAATATATAACAATCAGATCTATCATTAACCAACTGCTCCTGCATTATCGATATATAGGAGCACACCAAAAGAAAGGCGAGGGCATACATATGCAAATTACTGAAACACAAATCGCACAAGTCAACAAACAGATCAAGGCACTTCTTTCCGCAGAAAGTTTTTATGGAAAGAAATTAGAAGAAGCCGGCGTTACCAGCATCCAGTCTGCTGAAGATTTTCAGAAGCTTCCGTTTTCCGAAAAAAATGATCTGAGAAATGCTTATCCTCTTGGACTTATGACTGCCCCGGAAGAAAAAATTGTCCGCATTCATTCATCTTCCGGTACAACAGGACTGCCTGTCATCATCCCATATACCCAGAAAGATGTTGATGACTGGGCTGTCATGTTCAAACGTTGTTATGAAATGGCCGGTATGACAAATATGGACCGCATCCAGATTACACCGGGATATGGTCTCTGGACCGCCGGAATCGGTTTCCAGGCAGGAGCAGAAAGATTAGGCAGCATGGTTATTCCAATGGGACCTGGTAACACGGACAAACAGTTACAGATGATGATGGATATGAAAACAACCGTTCTTGGTTCTACCTCATCTTATGCTCTTCTTCTTGCAGAAGAAATCCAAAAACGAGGGATTAAAGACAAGATTCATCTTAAAAAAGGTATCATTGGTTCCGAACGCTGGGGTGAAAAGATGCGGAAACGTATTACAGAGGAACTTGGTATAGAAATCTATGATATCTATGGCCTGACCGAGATCTACGGACCAGGAATTGGAATCAGTTGTTCCCATGACTGTGGTATGCACTACTGGGATGATTATATTTACATCGAAATTATTGATCCTGTTACAGGCGAAGTATTACCTGACGGTGAACTTGGAGAGATTGTCATTACTACATTAGTAAAAGAGGGGGCTCCTCTTATCCGTTACCGTACCCACGACCTTTCCCGTATTATTCCTGGAGACTGCCCTTGTGGAAGCAAATTCCCTCGTCTTGATACCATCATGGGACGTACAGACGATATGATGAAGATTAAAGGTGTCAACGTATTCCCTACACAGATTGAAGAAATCCTGAAAGAATTTCCTGAAGTATCCAGTGAATACCAAATCCGTATCTCTCATCTGGAAGGAAAAGATACCATGCGTATCTATGTTGAGACAAACGGAACCGTAGACTTCCTGGATCTCGCAAAACGTATTGCTTCTAAAGTTAAAAGCCGTATTGGATTTACACCGCTTGTAAAAGTAGTAGAGATCGGCTTGTTGCCTCGAAGCGAGAAAAAGACCAAACGTGTCATCGACGAACGTTACGAATAATAATATAATATAAAAAGAAATACATCATTGAAGCTGATTCTTCGTTTTTTGAAGTACCCTGCGAAATGATGTATTTCTTTTTATATTATATTGTTTTCGTTTATAAACCAAGTTCATCGGATATAGCGCACATTTCTTCCAGACCTATATCAATCAGATCTTCCAACATCAAACCTGTAAACTCAATACTTTCCATGTAATCTCTGTTGGCTCCTTTTGCGAATCTTGCTTCGTTAAAACGCTTTAATACGGATTTTCTTTTTACACTTGCGATCTTTTTATCCGGATAAATCTGTGCAACCGCTTTTAAAAATCCACTCATCGGATCTGCTGCAAGAAGTGCATACTGAATCTTAGTTTTAGCTTTTACACCGCTTTTTGGATTGTGTGCACAAATGGCTCCGAAAAGAATCGGATCATCAATTCCTTCTTTCTTTAGGATTTCTACAGATGTCGGTCCATGTACGCTAAGATCATGCTGCCAGTCACACTGCTCCTCATCAAGATCATGCAAAAGTCCTGCAATTCCCCAATATTCTACATCATCCGGTGCAAGACGTTTGGCAAGTCCCCTCATAATTGCCTCCACAGCCAGAGAATGTGTGATATAATGTTCTCCTTTCATATATTTGGTTAAGATTTCATACGCCTGATCTCTTGTCATCTTTGTTCCCTCCTGTAATATTTTCTCGATAATACTGTTTACCGCCATTTTAACACACTAACAGAGTAATGTAAACAAGTGTAAAATCTGCCGATAATACATACAGAGAAAAAGAGCAGTGATACATTTTTTGTTCCACTGCTCTTGCATTACGCTGTTACTGACTTATCTGCGATTGTCCCCGAAGGCATACAATACTGTTCTTCTACTCTTCTGGTACAACAATCAGTTCTTTTGTATAGTCATTCAGGACTTCGCATCCATCTTCTGTAATAAGTACAAGGTCTTCAATACGAACACCGATATTCTCATCTGGAAGGTAGATTCCCGGCTCTACTGAGAAGCACTGTCCAACTTTGATGATATCTGTGTTAACAGATGATACATCACCGAACTCGTGATCTTCCAGTCCGATAGAATGTCCTGTTCTGTGTGTGAAGTATTCTCCGAATCCTTTTTCTTCGATGTAGTTTCTTGCTGCAAGGTCAACATCGCACATTCTGTTACCTGGTTTTGCAGCTGCAATACCACGTAAGTTAGCCTCTAATACTACATTGTATACTTCTCTTGCACGGTCAGATACTTCTCCAATGAATACAGTTCTTGTCATATCTGATGCATAATTGTCTTTGAATCCACCGATGTCAAGGATTACACAGTCTCCGCGTTTTCCTTTTGAATCATCTGTTACATGATGTGGATCTGCAGCACCGTGTCCATATGCTGTAATTGGATCGAATGATACGTCTTCGCATCCGAGTTCTTTGTAGATCTCACGCATCTTTGCATTTAATTCTTTCTCTGTTAATCCTTTTGCTACCCATGGAATGATCTTGTCCATAGCAATATCATTTATCTTAGAAGACTTTCTCATGAGATCCTGTTCTTTCTCATCTTTTACCATACGGATGTAATCGATGATCGGAGATCCGTTCACGAATTTGCTTCCTCCGCCCAGTTCCTGCAGACGAATAAGGAATTTAGAAGGCCATGTCTTGTCGATTCCCATAGTCTTATCTTTTTCCACATATTTGCTTAAGATCTCTACTCCGTCTTCGATATCATCATAGTAAATAATATCTACTCCGAGATCTGACTCCTGTGGGAATAATTTGTTGATCATCATCTTATGATTTCCGTTCACATTCAGATACAATGCCAGAAGTCTTTCTCCTGGAAAGATCCATTTTCCTGTCAGATAGAAAATCGCAACAGGATCAGAAATGATCATCTGTGGAATCTCATGCTCCTCCATTGATTTTAATACTCTTGTAAGTTTACCTTGATCCATAATAGAAACCCAACCTTTCTTAAATGTTGACAGAATCTGTTGCTTTTTTTCGCCGATTCTCACTGACAATTATTATAGACTTTCTGAATATAAAAGTCAATTTATTCTATTGTTCTTTGATAAATATCCATAAACTTCTTTTTTTTAAAAAGTCAGAAGATTAATAGATGTTATCTACAGGACCTGCCACCGGCAGCTCCTTACGAACGCATGGCAATAAAAAAGAAATCATTCACACTTTCGCATGTGAATGATTTCTCTTTATAAACTGTTCTATTTTATTCTTCGTCTTCAGATGTTGCAGTTACTGCTTCCTCATCAGAAGCACCTTCCTGCTTCACATCTTCTGCATCTCCGAATTCAAAATCAAAATCATCTTCAAAGTCCAGTTCGTCTTCCATTTCCATCTCTGTATTCAGCTTGATGTCACGGTATTTTCTCATACCTGTTCCGGCTGGGATATGTTTACCGATGATAACGTTCTCTTTCAGACCTACCAGCGGATCAACTTTACCTTTGATAGCAGCTTCTGTCAGGACTTTTGTTGTCTCCTGGAATGAAGCGGCTGACAGGAATGAATTTGTAGCAAGGGAAGCTTTTGTAATACCCATGATGATCTGCTCACCTGTTGCAGGTTCTTTACCTTCTGCTTCCAGAGCTTCATTTACATCCTCAAACTCAAGTCTGTCAACATTTGTTCCCGGAAGGAATTCTGTGTCTCCGGACTCTTCGATACGGATCTTCTTCAGCATCTGACGAACGATAACCTCGATATGCTTATCGTTGATTTCTACACCCTGCAGACGGTAAACTCTCTGAACTTCCTGGATCATGTAATCCTGTACGGCACGAAGTCCCTTGATTCTCAGGATATCGTGTGGGTTTACACTACCTTCTGTCAGTTCGTCACCGGCTTCAAGCTCAGCTCCGTCAGCTACTTTAATACGTGATCCATAAGGGATCAGATATGCTTTGGATTCGCCTGTTTCTCTATTTGTAACGATGATCTCACGTTTCTTCTTAGTGTCATTTAAGTTAGCAGTTCCTGCGATCTCTGTGATGATTGCAAGTCCCTTAGGCTTTCTTGCCTCGAAAAGCTCCTCGACACGAGGAAGACCCTGTGTGATATCTCCACCGGCTACACCACCACTATGGAATGTTCTCATAGTCAGCTGTGTACCAGGTTCTCCGATTGACTGTGCGGCGATGATTCCGACAGCTTCACCAACCTGTACCGGCTCACCAGTTGCCATGTTGGCTCCGTAACATTTTGCACATACACCGCTGTGTGAACGGCATGTAAGGATTGTACGGATCTTAATCTGTGTCAGCGGTTCACCCTTCTCGTCAACACCCTTCTTGCAGATCAGTTCTGCACGCTTAGGTGTTACCATATGGTTTGCTTTTACAAGGATATTTCCATCTTTGTCTACAATGTTCTCACAGATGTAACGTCCTGTGATACGTTCCTGTAAGCTTTCGATGACCTCGTTTCCATCCATGAATGCTTTTACATACATTCCCGGAATCGGCATTCCAGGTTTTGCACAGTCTACTTCGTGGATGATCAGCTCCTGCGATACGTCTACCAGACGTCTTGTCAGGTATCCGGAATCGGCTGTACGAAGAGCAGTATCTGACATACCTTTTCGAGCTCCATGTGCAGACATGAAGTACTCCAATACGTCCAGACCTTCACGGAAGTTAGACTTGATTGGCAGCTCGATCGTATGACCTGTTGTATCGGCCATCAGACCACGCATACCAGCAAGCTGTTTGATCTGTTTGTCAGATCCACGGGCTCCGGAATCGGCCATCATGAAGATGTTGTTATATTTATCAAGACCGTCAAGCAGTGCCTTTGTAAGGGCATCGTCAGTTGCTTTCCATGTCTCTACGACTTCTTTATATCTTTCTTCTTCTGTGATGAGACCACGCTTGAAGTTCTTTGTGATCTTATCTACAGTATCCTGAGCATTCTTGATCATCTCCGGTTTCTGCGGAGGTACCGTCATGTCAGAAATAGATACAGTCATGGCAGCTCTTGTTGAAAGCTTGTAACCCATAGCCTTTACATGGTCAAGTACTTCTGCTGTTGCAGTAGCACCATGTGTATTGATAACTTTCTCAAGGATCTGTTTCAGCTGTTTCTTTCCTACGTGGAAATCAACTTCCAGAAGGAGTTCATTTCCTTCTACTTCACGGTCTACAAATCCAAGATCCTGTGGGATGATTTCATTAAACATGAAACGTCCGACTGTAGATTCTACAGTTCCTGTCTTCACGGTTCCGTCCGGCATCTTCTTAGATACACGTACTTTTACACGTGAATGGAGTGTAACTGCTGCGTTCTCATAAGCAAGCAGTGCCTCGTTGAAGCTCTTGAAGATCATGCCCTCTCCCTTGGCACCAGGACGCTCCTGAGTCAGATAGTAGATACCAAGTACCATATCCTGTGAAGGAACGGCTACCGGACCACCATCAGACGGTTTCAGTAAGTTGTTTGGTGACAGAAGTAAGAAACGGCACTCTGCCTGGGCTTCTACTGACAGTGGCAGATGGACAGCCATCTGGTCTCCGTCGAAGTCGGCGTTGAACGCTGTACAAACCAGTGGATGAAGCTTGATAGCCTTACCCTCTACAAGGATTGGCTCGAATGCCTGGATACCAAGTCTGTGCAGTGTAGGAGCACGGTTCAACATAACCGGATGCTCTTTGATTACTTCTTCCAGAACGTCCCATACTTCTGGCTGAAGTCTTTCTACCATCTTCTTAGCATTTTTGATATTGTGTGCTGTTCCGTTCTGAACCAGTTCTTTCATAACGAATGGTTTGAACAGCTCGATTGCCATTTCTTTTGGCAGACCACACTGGTAGATCTTAAGTTCCGGTCCTACGACGATAACGGAACGTCCAGAGTAGTCAACACGCTTACCAAGCAGGTTCTGACGGAAACGTCCGGACTTACCTTTCAG from Dorea longicatena harbors:
- a CDS encoding HD domain-containing protein, with amino-acid sequence MTRDQAYEILTKYMKGEHYITHSLAVEAIMRGLAKRLAPDDVEYWGIAGLLHDLDEEQCDWQHDLSVHGPTSVEILKKEGIDDPILFGAICAHNPKSGVKAKTKIQYALLAADPMSGFLKAVAQIYPDKKIASVKRKSVLKRFNEARFAKGANRDYMESIEFTGLMLEDLIDIGLEEMCAISDELGL
- the rpoC gene encoding DNA-directed RNA polymerase subunit beta', which translates into the protein MPENNKEQTYQPMTFDAIKIGLASPEKILEWSKGEVTKPETINYRTLKPEKDGLFCEKIFGPSKDWECHCGKYKKIRYKGVVCDRCGVEVTKASVRRERMGHIALAAPVSHIWYFKGIPSRMGLILDLSPRTLEKVLYFASYIVLDKGESDLMYKQVLSEAEYQEAREKWGSAFRVGMGAESIKELLENIDLEKEYTELTEGLKGATGQKRARIVKRLEVVEAFRESGNKPEWMIMTNIPVIPPDLRPMVQLDGGRFATSDLNDLYRRIINRNNRLRRLLELGAPDIIVRNEKRMLQEAVDALIDNGRRGRPVTGPGNRALKSLSDMLKGKSGRFRQNLLGKRVDYSGRSVIVVGPELKIYQCGLPKEMAIELFKPFVMKELVQNGTAHNIKNAKKMVERLQPEVWDVLEEVIKEHPVMLNRAPTLHRLGIQAFEPILVEGKAIKLHPLVCTAFNADFDGDQMAVHLPLSVEAQAECRFLLLSPNNLLKPSDGGPVAVPSQDMVLGIYYLTQERPGAKGEGMIFKSFNEALLAYENAAVTLHSRVKVRVSKKMPDGTVKTGTVESTVGRFMFNEIIPQDLGFVDREVEGNELLLEVDFHVGKKQLKQILEKVINTHGATATAEVLDHVKAMGYKLSTRAAMTVSISDMTVPPQKPEMIKNAQDTVDKITKNFKRGLITEEERYKEVVETWKATDDALTKALLDGLDKYNNIFMMADSGARGSDKQIKQLAGMRGLMADTTGHTIELPIKSNFREGLDVLEYFMSAHGARKGMSDTALRTADSGYLTRRLVDVSQELIIHEVDCAKPGMPIPGMYVKAFMDGNEVIESLQERITGRYICENIVDKDGNILVKANHMVTPKRAELICKKGVDEKGEPLTQIKIRTILTCRSHSGVCAKCYGANMATGEPVQVGEAVGIIAAQSIGEPGTQLTMRTFHSGGVAGGDITQGLPRVEELFEARKPKGLAIITEIAGTANLNDTKKKREIIVTNRETGESKAYLIPYGSRIKVADGAELEAGDELTEGSVNPHDILRIKGLRAVQDYMIQEVQRVYRLQGVEINDKHIEVIVRQMLKKIRIEESGDTEFLPGTNVDRLEFEDVNEALEAEGKEPATGEQIIMGITKASLATNSFLSAASFQETTKVLTEAAIKGKVDPLVGLKENVIIGKHIPAGTGMRKYRDIKLNTEMEMEDELDFEDDFDFEFGDAEDVKQEGASDEEAVTATSEDEE
- a CDS encoding phenylacetate--CoA ligase family protein; the protein is MQITETQIAQVNKQIKALLSAESFYGKKLEEAGVTSIQSAEDFQKLPFSEKNDLRNAYPLGLMTAPEEKIVRIHSSSGTTGLPVIIPYTQKDVDDWAVMFKRCYEMAGMTNMDRIQITPGYGLWTAGIGFQAGAERLGSMVIPMGPGNTDKQLQMMMDMKTTVLGSTSSYALLLAEEIQKRGIKDKIHLKKGIIGSERWGEKMRKRITEELGIEIYDIYGLTEIYGPGIGISCSHDCGMHYWDDYIYIEIIDPVTGEVLPDGELGEIVITTLVKEGAPLIRYRTHDLSRIIPGDCPCGSKFPRLDTIMGRTDDMMKIKGVNVFPTQIEEILKEFPEVSSEYQIRISHLEGKDTMRIYVETNGTVDFLDLAKRIASKVKSRIGFTPLVKVVEIGLLPRSEKKTKRVIDERYE
- a CDS encoding M24 family metallopeptidase — translated: MDQGKLTRVLKSMEEHEIPQMIISDPVAIFYLTGKWIFPGERLLALYLNVNGNHKMMINKLFPQESDLGVDIIYYDDIEDGVEILSKYVEKDKTMGIDKTWPSKFLIRLQELGGGSKFVNGSPIIDYIRMVKDEKEQDLMRKSSKINDIAMDKIIPWVAKGLTEKELNAKMREIYKELGCEDVSFDPITAYGHGAADPHHVTDDSKGKRGDCVILDIGGFKDNYASDMTRTVFIGEVSDRAREVYNVVLEANLRGIAAAKPGNRMCDVDLAARNYIEEKGFGEYFTHRTGHSIGLEDHEFGDVSSVNTDIIKVGQCFSVEPGIYLPDENIGVRIEDLVLITEDGCEVLNDYTKELIVVPEE
- a CDS encoding indolepyruvate oxidoreductase subunit beta, producing MNNQKNIVLCGVGGQGTVLASKLLAAAAMSKDIPVMSAETIGMAQRGGSVFSHLRMGNDLYSPMIETGTADLIIGFEPGETVRMLPYLKTGGHVVVSTRAVKPVTATLSGFDYDAPQMLDYLKANVPNLTFVNADQACSDIGSSKVLNMVLLGAAIRTGVLDFTISEIESIMKQTLPEKFHEMNLRALNYNI